TGTGGCTTTATGATAAAAAAAGGGCTGAGATTTCCGACAACTCTAAAATTTATCAGGGTTTCTTAGAAGGTTCAAACGTGAACGTTGTCTATGAAATGGTTAAGATGATAGAGGCTC
The DNA window shown above is from Desulfurobacteriaceae bacterium and carries:
- a CDS encoding flagellar basal body rod C-terminal domain-containing protein — protein: WLYDKKRAEISDNSKIYQGFLEGSNVNVVYEMVKMIEAHREFDANMNVIKAGDELLASLNEFGRI